A single genomic interval of Cellvibrio sp. PSBB023 harbors:
- a CDS encoding bifunctional nitrate reductase/sulfite reductase flavoprotein subunit alpha: MSESVAKKSANSVPKSVRSVCPYCGVGCGMVLETDGKKITKVTGDKNHPANFGRLCTKGQTSAQALTNSGRMESAFVRSERNRDPVMTPMAQAISTTAKRLRDILDKHGPDAISFYVSGQMSIESQYLANKLAKGFLRTNNIESNSRLCMASAGAGYKLSLGSDAPPGSYQDFDHSDLFLVIGANMADCHPILYLRMMDRVKAGAKLIVVDPRRTTTADKADVYLPIKPGTDLAFLNGLLFLLHKNGKTDAEFIAQYTQGWERFPEFLADYTPEKVSEITGLSVEQLIKTADMIGNAPEFMTCWTMGLNQSTHGTWNTNAICNLHLATGKICRLGSGPFSLTGQPNAMGGREMGYMGPGLPGQRTLLVEKDREFIEQMWGIAPGSISTKLGKGTVDLFERMAAGEIKACWIICTNPVASVPNRKMVIEGLQCAELVIAQDAFLDTETNRYADILLPGALWAEAEGVMINSERNITLMQEAVSPPGDARADWEIIARVACEMGFSEGFSFNSAAEVFEEIKQSYNPKTGYDLRGVNYARLREAPLQWPCADENSTRNPIRYLNTGINQPLKMEADGSKPLIQFATDSGKAIFHPRPHVEAAEMPSAEFPIILNTGRVQHQWHTLTKTGKIPTLNKLNPGTFVEIHPQDATELGIKNKDKVEIRSRRGYAILPAVVTDRVQPGCCFAPIHWNDVYGDNLCINAVTSDKIDAISQQPELKVAAVTLKRVEVFVESMEIDSAENSDSHDYEYEIPMAYAAIGKETSMTLIKTFAEKIGVVEAIAPNFSEAERTYLAGYISGLQASATLISAVPALPADAPINPAHRTWVNGLLAGMFSHVLPLGVASVGVNAPAATQVKPELLLLWASQTGNAETLAEKFAQQLSAQGWAVTVKSMNDYSVEKLAAAKLAVFITSTFGDGDAPDSGGDFWSQLTNDSTPALNKLQFALLALGDSNYDQFCGHGKKLFARLQGLGARALVDRTDCDTDFESPAAEWFAKLSEQLAPLISATNAPAENQPLPMTSSTSAINTPIAYTKANPYAARLVVNKRLNADGSGKDVRQFGFDLGDSGITYEAGDALGVWPKNCPDYVFELEQALNLNAAAPVVVDTQEKPLHQALIDNYEICRPSLEALNFIAQRSNSSELKTLLDAEHKKELQDWLYGRQLVDILQEFPIRASVDELIPLLKRLQPRLYSIASSSKAQPNRIDLTVSAVRYTRFRDSKKIRKGVASTFLADRAAGIDIPIFVQPSKHFHVPENGDTPLIMVGPGTGVAPFRGFLQERQARGHQGKNWLFFGEQHAASDFYYQDEIQQFQKDGVLTELSLAFSRDQTQKIYVQDRMREQGEAIWHWLEEGAYFCVCGDASRMAKDVDQALRDIIQHYGKFDEVETVNYIRKLNMDKRYLRDVY, encoded by the coding sequence ATGTCTGAGTCTGTTGCTAAAAAATCTGCCAATAGCGTCCCTAAGTCTGTCCGTTCCGTGTGCCCTTACTGCGGCGTTGGTTGCGGCATGGTGTTGGAAACCGACGGTAAAAAAATCACCAAGGTCACGGGCGATAAAAACCATCCCGCCAATTTTGGCCGCCTGTGCACCAAAGGCCAAACCAGCGCCCAGGCGCTTACCAACTCCGGCCGCATGGAATCCGCCTTTGTGCGCAGTGAGCGCAATCGTGATCCGGTGATGACACCCATGGCGCAGGCGATCAGTACTACCGCGAAACGCCTGCGTGACATTCTGGATAAGCACGGCCCTGATGCCATCAGTTTTTACGTGTCGGGGCAGATGTCGATTGAATCCCAATACCTCGCCAACAAACTCGCCAAAGGTTTTTTACGTACCAACAATATCGAGTCCAACTCGCGCCTGTGTATGGCGAGCGCGGGCGCGGGTTACAAGCTCTCGCTCGGCTCCGATGCACCACCCGGTTCCTATCAGGATTTTGATCACAGCGATTTGTTTTTGGTGATAGGCGCCAACATGGCGGATTGCCACCCGATTTTGTATTTGCGCATGATGGATCGCGTCAAAGCCGGTGCGAAATTAATTGTGGTTGACCCACGTCGCACCACAACCGCTGATAAGGCCGATGTGTATTTACCCATCAAACCCGGCACCGACCTTGCGTTCTTAAACGGCTTGTTATTTTTACTGCACAAAAATGGTAAAACTGATGCGGAATTTATCGCGCAGTACACCCAAGGTTGGGAAAGGTTTCCGGAATTTTTAGCCGATTACACACCGGAAAAAGTGAGCGAAATTACCGGTCTTTCCGTTGAGCAATTAATTAAAACGGCTGACATGATCGGTAATGCTCCCGAGTTTATGACCTGCTGGACCATGGGCTTAAACCAAAGCACCCACGGCACCTGGAATACCAACGCGATTTGCAATTTGCATTTAGCGACGGGGAAAATTTGTCGCCTCGGCAGTGGCCCTTTTTCGCTCACTGGTCAACCCAATGCCATGGGGGGGCGCGAGATGGGTTATATGGGGCCGGGCTTGCCGGGTCAGCGCACCTTATTGGTAGAAAAAGATCGCGAATTTATCGAGCAGATGTGGGGCATTGCGCCTGGTAGTATCAGCACCAAGCTTGGCAAAGGCACTGTCGATTTATTTGAGCGTATGGCGGCGGGAGAAATAAAAGCCTGCTGGATCATTTGTACCAATCCGGTTGCCTCTGTGCCCAATCGCAAAATGGTGATTGAAGGTTTACAGTGTGCAGAATTAGTGATCGCGCAAGATGCGTTTCTCGACACCGAAACCAATCGCTATGCCGATATTTTATTGCCCGGCGCTTTATGGGCAGAAGCCGAAGGGGTGATGATCAACTCCGAGCGCAATATCACGCTTATGCAAGAAGCGGTTTCGCCACCGGGCGACGCCAGGGCTGATTGGGAGATTATCGCGCGCGTTGCCTGCGAAATGGGTTTTAGTGAGGGATTCAGTTTTAATTCTGCCGCCGAAGTGTTTGAAGAAATCAAACAAAGTTACAACCCCAAAACCGGTTACGATTTGCGCGGCGTCAATTACGCTCGCCTACGCGAAGCGCCACTGCAATGGCCCTGTGCAGATGAAAATTCCACGCGTAACCCCATCCGCTATTTAAACACTGGTATTAACCAGCCGCTGAAAATGGAAGCCGATGGCAGCAAGCCGTTAATTCAATTTGCAACCGATTCCGGCAAAGCCATCTTTCACCCGCGCCCCCATGTGGAAGCGGCGGAAATGCCCAGTGCCGAATTCCCCATTATTCTGAATACCGGACGCGTGCAGCACCAATGGCACACACTCACCAAAACCGGAAAAATTCCCACGCTCAATAAATTAAATCCCGGCACCTTTGTGGAGATTCATCCACAAGATGCAACCGAGCTGGGCATCAAGAACAAAGACAAAGTGGAAATTCGCTCTCGTCGCGGTTACGCGATTTTGCCCGCCGTGGTGACAGATCGTGTGCAACCCGGCTGTTGTTTCGCGCCCATCCATTGGAACGATGTCTACGGCGATAATCTCTGCATCAACGCGGTTACCAGCGATAAAATCGACGCGATTTCGCAGCAGCCAGAATTAAAAGTTGCTGCGGTTACACTTAAGCGCGTCGAGGTGTTTGTTGAATCTATGGAGATAGATTCTGCAGAGAACTCTGATTCGCATGACTACGAGTATGAAATCCCTATGGCCTATGCCGCTATAGGTAAGGAAACCAGCATGACCTTGATTAAAACCTTCGCCGAAAAAATCGGTGTGGTAGAAGCTATTGCTCCGAATTTTTCTGAAGCAGAGCGCACTTATCTGGCCGGTTATATCAGTGGTCTCCAAGCCAGCGCTACATTAATTTCCGCTGTGCCCGCGCTGCCTGCTGATGCGCCAATTAATCCTGCTCATCGCACCTGGGTAAACGGTTTGCTTGCTGGTATGTTTAGCCATGTGCTACCGCTTGGTGTCGCTTCTGTGGGGGTGAATGCGCCAGCCGCTACTCAAGTCAAGCCAGAACTATTGTTGCTCTGGGCATCACAAACCGGCAATGCAGAAACGCTTGCGGAGAAATTCGCGCAGCAATTGTCGGCGCAGGGTTGGGCGGTGACAGTCAAATCCATGAATGATTATTCCGTGGAAAAATTGGCCGCCGCTAAACTCGCCGTGTTTATCACCAGCACTTTTGGTGATGGCGATGCACCCGATAGTGGTGGTGATTTCTGGAGTCAATTAACCAACGATTCCACACCGGCGTTGAATAAATTGCAATTCGCACTGTTGGCCTTGGGCGATTCCAATTACGACCAATTCTGTGGTCACGGCAAAAAACTATTTGCGCGTTTGCAAGGCTTGGGCGCAAGGGCGTTAGTAGACAGAACAGATTGCGATACGGATTTTGAATCGCCAGCCGCGGAATGGTTTGCTAAGCTCAGTGAACAATTAGCGCCTTTAATATCGGCAACCAATGCCCCCGCAGAGAACCAGCCATTGCCCATGACTAGCAGTACATCCGCCATCAATACACCCATTGCCTACACCAAAGCCAATCCCTACGCAGCGCGTTTGGTGGTAAATAAACGCTTAAATGCAGATGGCTCCGGCAAAGATGTTCGCCAGTTCGGTTTTGATCTGGGCGATTCGGGCATTACCTATGAAGCGGGTGATGCGCTGGGTGTCTGGCCAAAAAATTGCCCCGATTATGTGTTTGAGTTGGAGCAAGCATTAAACCTCAATGCTGCCGCTCCCGTGGTGGTGGACACCCAGGAAAAGCCTTTGCATCAAGCGCTGATCGATAATTATGAAATTTGCCGCCCGAGTTTGGAGGCGCTGAATTTTATTGCGCAGCGCAGTAACAGTAGCGAATTAAAAACCCTGTTGGATGCGGAACATAAAAAAGAACTGCAAGATTGGCTCTATGGTCGCCAGCTAGTCGATATTCTGCAAGAGTTCCCCATTCGCGCTAGTGTTGATGAATTAATTCCCCTGTTAAAACGCCTGCAACCCCGTTTATATTCCATCGCCTCCAGCAGCAAAGCACAACCGAATCGTATTGATCTCACCGTCTCTGCGGTGCGTTACACACGCTTCCGCGACAGCAAAAAAATCCGTAAAGGCGTTGCCTCTACTTTTTTAGCGGATCGCGCAGCAGGTATCGATATCCCCATTTTTGTACAACCCAGCAAACATTTTCACGTGCCGGAAAATGGCGATACTCCTTTAATCATGGTTGGCCCCGGCACCGGTGTCGCACCCTTCCGTGGTTTTTTGCAAGAGCGCCAAGCGCGTGGACATCAAGGTAAAAACTGGCTCTTCTTTGGCGAACAACATGCCGCCAGCGATTTTTATTATCAGGATGAAATCCAACAATTCCAAAAAGACGGCGTGCTGACTGAATTAAGCCTCGCCTTCTCGCGCGACCAAACGCAAAAAATTTATGTGCAAGATCGCATGCGCGAACAAGGCGAAGCAATTTGGCATTGGTTGGAAGAGGGCGCCTACTTTTGCGTCTGTGGCGATGCCAGCCGCATGGCAAAAGATGTGGATCAAGCCCTGCGCGATATCATCCAGCACTACGGCAAATTCGATGAAGTGGAAACCGTGAATTACATCCGCAAGTTGAATATGGATAAGCGCTACTTGCGCGATGTGTATTAA